In the genome of Indicator indicator isolate 239-I01 chromosome 8, UM_Iind_1.1, whole genome shotgun sequence, one region contains:
- the MAP9 gene encoding microtubule-associated protein 9, whose amino-acid sequence MSREGAGRRAGRRRSAVQLFVKPFQDELQEAISAHAAKEQTAEYSDDFESDEDGMLNGAGEELNESSLGAESTKKSVVIESPLSDDDSSQKADLEKEAADDLPLSFPEEKLQQIMLSESENTEDDREHDEECLDSQNEGDDRKNNDECSAAEVPCDNGGSDHCTDLPIHELQKKSNQEEHKPIPKPRVHKTGSASASGQDQSKISTGDLKLEGNSRKSPSATEVVTTTEHEKTKKLELPTEENSNETLKIVEGQIVTDTIQEVSVCDWSEHGEAKNTSDDSVKKLSETKERVLQNPKASLSGRSSAPLKKKAKAVPSAAPVSSQYLGTLKVLEDKCVQNSTELNKADSLRAAVFQNWLEKKRALLLELKRIEKKKAENLRNDTEKEAVKREEAIASFEAWKKKKGKEAKKLSEQKKLEELKKKKAAEQNEEKTEAAHKAFEKWKERKVEYLRAQSRKEKQSERIKKRKEEELIAEKRRNSMSAVEKWNEKKEEYTKQKKAEKVLERRKQKIQQAKKEEKDKKAMEEYEKWLEKKERREQLDKKQKKLKAAHGSEVPPPWSPPGKVTYSRNY is encoded by the exons ATGTCGCGGGAAGGCGCCGGCCGGCGGGCGGGCAGGAGGCGCAGTGCGGTGCAG TTATTTGTGAAACCATTTCAGGATGAGCTACAAGAAGCAATTTCTGCTCATgcagcaaaagagcaaacagCTGAATATTCAGATGACTTTGAGAGTGATGAAGATGGCATGTTAAATG GTGCTGGGGAAGAACTTAATGAAAGCAGTTTGGGTGCTGAAAGCACTAAGAAATCAGTTGTGATAGAGAGTCCTCTCTCAGATGATGATTCCTCACAAAAGGCAGATTTGGAAAAGGAAGCTGCTGATGACTTGCCTTTatcttttcctgaagaaaagctTCAGCAAATAATGCTTTCAGAAAGTGAAAACACAGAGGATGACAGAGAACATGATGAAGAATGTTTGGACAGTCAAAATGAGGGTGATGACAGAAAAAATAATGACGAATGTTCAGCTGCTGAAGTTCCATGTGATAATGGTGGAAGTGACCACTGTACTGACTTACCTATTCAtgaactacagaaaaaaagcaatcaaGAGGAACACAAACCAATACCAAAGCCACGAGTGCACAAAACAGGAAGTGCTTCAGCATCAG GTCAAGATCAGAGCAAGATCAGCACCGGTGACTTGAAACTGGAGGGCAATAGTAGAAAATCCCCTTCTGCAACAGAAGTAGTGACGACCACAGAAcatgagaaaacaaagaaattagaGCTGCcaacagaagaaaattcaaatgaaacactgaaaatagTGGAAGGGCAAATAGTAACTGATACGATACAAGAGGTATCAGTGTGTGATTGGTCCGAACATGGGGAGGCAAAGAACACTTCAGATGACTCTGTCAAG AAATTAAGTGAAACAAAGGAAAGAGTTCTGCAAAACCCAAAAGCTTCTTTATCTGGCAG GTCTTCTGCACCGctaaagaaaaaggcaaaagctgttccttcagctgcaccTGTTTCATCTCAGTATCTGGGAACGTTAAAGGTGTTGGAGGATAAATGTgtgcagaacagcacagaactTAACAAAGCAGATAGTTTACGAGCAGCTGTTTTCCAG AattggctggaaaagaaaagggccCTTCTACTGGAATTAAAGAGAATTGAAAAGAAGAAGGCTGAAAATCTAAGGAATGATACTGAAAAG GAAGCTGTTAAAAGAGAGGAAGCAATTGCATCTTTtgaagcctggaaaaaaaagaaaggaaaagaagcaaagaagtTAAGTGAACAGAAGAAGCTTGaggaacttaaaaaaaagaaagcagcagaacagaatGAGGAGAAAACAGAGGCAGCACACAAG GCAtttgaaaaatggaaagaaagaaaagtggaaTATTTAAGAgcacaaagcagaaaggaaaaacagtcTGAAAGAatcaaaaagaggaaagaagaggaactgattgcagagaagaggaggaacagCATGTCAGCAGTTGAAAAATG gaatgaaaaaaaggaagaatatacaaaacagaagaaagcagaaaaagtcctagagagaagaaagcaaaaaatacaACAggcaaagaaggaagaaaaagataaaaaggctATGGAGGAATATGAAAAATggctg gaaaagaaagagaggagagagcagcttgacaagaagcaaaaaaagttgaaggctgcccatggaagtgaagtgcctcctccctggagtcCACCTGGCAAAGTCACATATTCAAGGAATTACTGA